One part of the Arabidopsis thaliana chromosome 1 sequence genome encodes these proteins:
- the DEK1 gene encoding calpain-type cysteine protease family (DEFECTIVE KERNEL 1 (DEK1); FUNCTIONS IN: cysteine-type endopeptidase activity, calcium-dependent cysteine-type endopeptidase activity; INVOLVED IN: cell fate specification, embryo development ending in seed dormancy; LOCATED IN: plasma membrane; EXPRESSED IN: 26 plant structures; EXPRESSED DURING: 13 growth stages; CONTAINS InterPro DOMAIN/s: Peptidase C2, calpain, domain III (InterPro:IPR022683), Peptidase C2, calpain, large subunit, domain III (InterPro:IPR022682), Peptidase, cysteine peptidase active site (InterPro:IPR000169), Concanavalin A-like lectin/glucanase (InterPro:IPR008985), Peptidase C2, calpain, catalytic domain (InterPro:IPR001300), Peptidase C2, calpain family (InterPro:IPR022684).), whose amino-acid sequence MEGDERGVLLACVISGTLFTVFGSGSFWILWAVNWRPWRLYSWIFARKWPKVLQGPQLDILCGVLSLFAWIVVVSPIAILIGWGSWLIVILDRHIIGLAIIMAGTALLLAFYSIMLWWRTQWQSSRAVALLLLLGVALLCAYELCAVYVTAGAHASQQYSPSGFFFGVSAIALAINMLFICRMVFNGNGLDVDEYVRRAYKFAYSDCIEVGPVACLPEPPDPNELYPRQTSRASHLGLLYLGSLVVLLAYSVLYGLTARESRWLGGITSAAVIVLDWNIGACLYGFKLLQNRVLALFVAGISRLFLICFGIHYWYLGHCISYIFVASVLSGAAVSRHLSITDPSAARRDALQSTVIRLREGFRRKEQNSSSSSSDGCGSSIKRSSSIDAGHTGCTNEANRTAESCTADNLTRTGSSQEGINSDKSEESGRPSLGLRSSSCRSVVQEPEAGTSYFMDKVSDQNNTLVVCSSSGLDSQGYESSTSNSANQQLLDMNLALAFQDQLNNPRIASILKKKAKEGDLELTNLLQDKGLDPNFAVMLKEKNLDPTILALLQRSSLDADRDHRDNTDITIIDSNSVDNTLPNQISLSEELRLRGLEKWLKLSRLLLHHVAGTPERAWGLFSLVFILETIIVAIFRPKTITIINSSHQQFEFGFSVLLLSPVVCSIMAFLRSLQVEEMALTSKSRKYGFVAWLLSTSVGLSLSFLSKSSVLLGISLTVPLMAACLSIAVPIWMHNGYQFWVPQLSCGDQARDLRSPRIKGFILWICVVLFAGSVISLGAIISAKPLDDLKYKLFSARENNVTSPYTSSVYLGWAMSSGIALVVTAILPIVSWFATYRFSHSSAVCLMIFSVVLVAFCGTSYLEVVKSRDDQLPTKGDFLAALLPLACIPALLSLCCGMVKWKDDCWILSRGVYVFFSIGLLLLFGAIAAVIAVKPWTIGVSFLLVLFLMVVTIGVIHLWASNNFYLTRKQTSFVCFLALLLGLAAFLLGWHQDKAFAGASVGYFTFLSLLAGRALAVLLSPPIVVYSPRVLPVYVYDAHADCGKNVSAAFLVLYGIALATEGWGVVASLIIYPPFAGAAVSAITLVVAFGFAVSRPCLTLEMMEVAVRFLSKDTIVQAISRSATKTRNALSGTYSAPQRSASSAALLVGDPSAMRDKAGNFVLPRDDVMKLRDRLRNEERVAGSIFYKMQCRKGFRHEPPTNVDYRRDMCAHARVLALEEAIDTEWVYMWDKFGGYLLLLLGLTAKAERVQDEVRLRLFLDSIGFSDLSARKISKWKPEDRRQFEIIQESYLREKEMEEESLMQRREEEGRGKERRKALLEKEERKWKEIEASLIPSIPNAGSREAAAMAAAIRAVGGDSVLEDSFARERVSGIARRIRTAQLERRAQQVKTYFYILQVFFLMMLINGELTKKSYYQTGISGAVCVLDDEPMISGKHCGQMDSSVCQSQKISFSVTAMIQSDSGPVCLFGTEFQKKVCWEILVAGSEQGIEAGQVGLRLITKGERQTTVAREWYIGATSITDGRWHTVTITIDADAGEATCYIDGGFDGYQNGLPLSIGSAIWEQGAEVWLGVRPPIDVDAFGRSDSDGVESKMHIMDVFLWGKCLSEEEAASLHAAIGMADLDMIDLSDDNWQWTDSPPRVDGWDSDPADVDLYDRDDVDWDGQYSSGRKRRSGRDFVMSVDSFARRHRKPRMETQEDINQRMRSVELAVKEALSARGDKQFTDQEFPPNDRSLFVDTQNPPSKLQVVSEWMRPDSIVKENGSDSRPCLFSGDANPSDVCQGRLGDCWFLSAVAVLTEVSRISEVIITPEYNEEGIYTVRFCIQGEWVPVVIDDWIPCESPGKPAFATSRKLNELWVSMVEKAYAKLHGSYEALEGGLVQDALVDLTGGAGEEIDLRSAQAQIDLASGRLWSQLLRFKQEGFLLGAGSPSGSDVHVSSSGIVQGHAYSVLQVREVDGHRLVQIRNPWANEVEWNGPWSDSSPEWTDRMKHKLKHVPQSKEGIFWMSWQDFQIHFRSIYVCRVYPREMRYSVNGQWRGYSAGGCQDYSSWHQNPQFRLRATGSDASLPIHVFITLTQGVGFSRTTPGFRNYQSSHDSQLFYIGLRILKTRGRRAAYNIFLHESVGGTDYVNSREISCEMVLDPDPKGYTIVPTTIHPGEEAPFVLSVFTKASIVLEAL is encoded by the exons TCGGGTACCCTTTTCACGGTTTTCGGTTCGGGTTCGTTTTGGATACTTTGGGCTGTTAATTGGCGGCCATGGCGTCTCTACAG TTGGATCTTTGCTAGAAAATGGCCAAAAGTATTGCAAGGTCCTCAGCTTGATATACTATGTGGTGTTCTATCTCTTTTTGCTTGGATTGTGGTAGTATCCCCTATTGCAATCTTGATAGGATGGGGTTCTTGGCTGATTGTGATATTGGATCGACATATCATTGGGCTGGCGATAATAATGGCTGGAACAGCCCTTTTACTGGCATTCTACTCAATCATGCTTTGGTGGAGGACCCAGTGGCAAAGCTCAA GAGCTGTCGCTTTACTTCTCCTTCTTGGTGTTGCCTTACTATGTGCGTATGAACTCTGTGCTGTCTATGTTACGGCTGGTGCGCATGCATCTCAGCAATATTCTCCTTCTGGTTTCTTTTTCGGTGTATCAGCAATCGCGTTGGCAATTAACATGCTATTTATCTGCCGCATGGTCTTTAATG GAAATGGTTTAGATGTGGACGAATATGTAAGGAGGGCATATAAATTTGCTTATTCAGATTGTATAGAAGTGGGTCCTGTGGCTTGTTTGCCTGAACCTCCTGATCCTAATGAATTATATCCCCGGCAAACCAGCAG GGCTTCACATCTTGGCCTTCTGTACCTGGGCTCACTCGTAGTTCTCCTTGCCTACTCAGTCCTATATGGTCTCACAGCTAGGGAATCACGTTGGCTTGGAGGAATCACATCAGCTGCAGTTATTGTTCTTg ACTGGAATATTGGGGCATGCTTGTATGGGTTTAAGCTTCTTCAGAATCGTGTTCTGGCACTTTTTGTTGCTGGCATATCCCGTCTTTTCCTAATATGTTTTGGCATACACTACTG GTACCTAGGGCATTGTATTAGTTACATTTTCGTAGCATCAGTTCTATCAGGTGCTGCTGTTTCTCGGCATCTATCTATAACAGACCCATCAGCTGCAAGAAGAGATGCCTTACAGAGCACAGTGATCCGCTTGAGAGAAGGTTTTCGGAGAAAAGAGCAGAATAGTTCTTCAAGTTCTTCAGATGGTTGTGGCTCAAGTATAAAAAGAAGTAGTAGTATCGATGCTGGCCATACTGGTTGTACTAATGAAGCAAATCGTACGGCAGAATCTTGCACGGCTGACAATCTAACTCGAACAGGCAGCTCTCAGGAGGGAATCAATAGCGACAAAAGCGAAGAAAGTGGAAGACCAAGCTTAGGTTTACGTAGTAGTTCATGTCGTTCTGTGGTCCAAGAGCCCGAAGCAGGAACGTCTTATTTTATGGACAAAGTTTCTGATCAAAATAACACTCTTGTTGTTTGTTCGAGCAGTGGTCTAGATAGCCAAGGTTACGAGTCTAGCACATCGAATTCTGCAAACCAGCAGCTTTTGGATATGAATTTGGCTCTTGCTTTCCAGGACCAGTTAAACAATCCTAGGATAGCCTCGATACttaagaagaaagcaaaagaaggtGATCTTGAACTGACTAATTTGCTGCAAGACAAGGGGTTGGACCCTAACTTTGCTGTAAtgttgaaggaaaaaaacttgGATCCTACTATATTGGCACTACTTCAGAGGAGTAGTTTGGATGCAGATAGAGATCACCGCGACAATACTGATATTACAATCATTGACTCAAACAGTGTTGACAATACTTTGCCAAATCAGATTTCTTTATCCGAAGAATTGAGACTCCGTGGACTAGAGAAGTGGCTTAAGTTGTCTAGACTTCTTCTGCACCATGTAGCGGGGACACCAGAGAGAGCATGGGGCCTCTTTAGTCTTGTCTTTATCCTTGAAACAATCATTGTGGCCATTTTTCGCCCAAAGACCATCACGATTATAAATTCTAGTCATCAACAG TTCGAATTTGGTTTCTCTGTGCTGCTATTGTCACCTGTTGTCTGTTCAATAATGGCTTTTCTTCGGTCTCTTCAAGTTGAGGAAATGGCCTTGACATCAAAATCTCGCAAG TATGGCTTTGTTGCCTGGCTTCTGAGCACATCAGTTGGATTGTCACTCTCGTTCTTGAG TAAATCGTCAGTACTTCTGGGAATATCCTTGACTGTGCCCCTCATGGCAGCATGCCTGTCTATTGCTGTTCCCATATGGATGCATAATGGGTACCAATTTTGGGTTCCACAGTTATCATGTGGTGACCAGGCAAGAGATTTACGATCTCCCAGGATAAAG GGGTTTATTCTTTGgatttgtgttgtgttgtttgCGGGTTCTGTAATTTCTCTTGGTGCGATTATATCTGCTAAACCTTTGGATGATTTAAAGTATAAGCTGTTTAGTGCCAGAGAAAACAACGTCACGTCACCATATACATCTTCTGTATACCTTGGTTGGGCAATGTCATCTGGAATTGCTTTAGTAGTTACCGCCATTCTACCAATAGTTTCATGGTTTGCAACTTATAGGTTTTCCCACTCTTCTGCTGTCTGTCTCATGATATTCTCAG TTGTTCTCGTGGCATTTTGTGGAACTTCATATTTGGAAGTTGTAAAATCTAGAGATGATCAGTTGCCCACAAAGGGTGATTTCCTTGCGGCCTTGCTTCCACTTGCATGCATTCCGGCGCTGCTTTCACTATGCTGTGGGATGGTTAAATG GAAGGACGATTGTTGGATACTCTCTCGAGgtgtatatgttttcttttcaataggtcttcttcttctttttggtgcGATAGCAGCTGTCATTGCAGTCAAACCATGGACG ATAGGCGTATCTTTTCTCTTAGTTCTTTTCCTTATGGTGGTAACAATTGGTGTAATCCATCTTTGGGCGTCAAACAATTTCTATTTAACCAGGAAACAGACATCCTTTGTCTGCtttcttgctcttcttttgGGTTTGGCCGCATTCCTTCTCGGATGGCATCAAG atAAAGCATTTGCTGGAGCATCTGTTGGTTACTTTACATTCCTGTCTCTGTTGGCTGGAAGAGCATTAGCT GTTCTTCTATCCCCACCAATTGTAGTATATTCTCCAAGGGTGCTACCAGTATATGTCTACGATGCTCATGCTGATTGCGGAAAGAATGTCAG TGCTGCATTTCTTGTCCTGTATGGAATTGCTTTGGCAACAGAAGGCTGGGGTGTTGTTGCTAGTCTGATAATTTATCCTCCGTTTGCGGGTGCTGCTGTATCAGCTATCACCCTTGTAGTAGCCTTTGGGTTTGCTGTTTCTCGCCCATGTTTGACTCTTGAG ATGATGGAGGTTGCTGTACGCTTTCTTAGCAAGGATACTATAGTGCAAGCTATCTCTCGATCTGCCACGAAA ACAAGAAATGCTCTATCCGGCACGTATTCAGCTCCCCAAAGGTCCGCCAGCTCTGCAGCTCTTCTGGTTGGGGATCCCTCTGCAATGCGTGATAAAGCAGGGAACTTTGTGCTTCCTAGAGATGATGTCATGAAATTAAGGGATCGTCTCAGGAACGAAGAAAGAGTTGCTGGATCAATCTTCTACAAAATGCAATGCAGGAAAGGATTCCGTCATGAACCACCTACAAATGTAGATTATAGAAGAGACATGTGTGCCCATGCAAGAGTTTTGGCACTGGAAGAGGCAATTGATACAGAATGGGTGTATATGTGGGACAAATTTGGTGGTTATTTACTACTATTGTTAGGTTTGACAGCTAAGGCGGAGAGAGTTCAG GATGAGGTACGGTTGCGGCTCTTCTTAGATAGCATTGGGTTCTCGGATTTAAGTGCCAGAAAAATCAGTAAATGGAAGCCAGAGGATAGAAGACAATTCGAAATTATTCAAGAGAG ttatctgagagagaaagagatggaagAGGAAAGCCTTATGCAGAGacgtgaagaagaagggagaggtaaagaaagaaggaaagcTCTTTTGGAGAAGGAAGAGCGCAAATGGAAGGAAATTGAAGCGTCCCTTATTCCATCTATTCCTAATGCTGGTAGCAGGGAGGCAGCAGCCATGGCAGCTGCAATACGTGCTGTTGGGGGTGATTCTGTCCTTGAGGATTCCTTCGCAAGAGAGAGGGTCTCGGGTATTGCACGTAGGATACGCACTGCTCAACTAGAACGACGTGCACAACAGgttaaaacttatttttatattctgCAAGTGTTCTTTCTTATGATGCTGATTAATGGAGAATTAACTAAGAAAAGTTATTACCAGACTGGAATATCTGGGGcagtttgtgttcttgatgatgaaccAATGATAAGTGGTAAACATTGCGGCCAAATGGACTCAAGTGTCTGTCAAAGTCAGAAGATTAGCTTTTCCGTTACAGCAATGATCCAATCCGATTCTGGACCTGTATGTCTTTTTGGCACTGaatttcaaaagaaagtaTGTTGGGAGATTCTGGTTGCTGGTTCTGAGCAAGGAATTGAGGCTGGCCAAGTTGGGCTTAGGTTGATAACAAAAGGTGAGAGGCAGACAACCGTTGCTAGAGAGTGGTATATTGGTGCAACCAGCATAACTGATGGAAG GTGGCATACAGTGACAATCACAATTGATGCTGATGCGGGGGAAGCTACTTGTTACATAGATGGTGGGTTTGATGGCTACCAGAATGGGTTACCTCTAAGTATTGGCAGTGCCATTTGGGAACAAGGAGCTGAAGTTTGGTTGGGTGTTAGGCCACCTATAGATGTTGATGCATTCGGGAGATCAGATAGTGATGGCGTCGAATCAAAGATGCATATTATGGATGTTTTCCTTTGGGGGAAATGCTTAAGTGAAGAAGAGGCCGCTTCTTTGCATGCAGCCATTGGCATGGCTGACTTAGACATGATTGATTTGTCTGATGACAATTGGCAATGGACGGATTCACCCCCCAGA GTCGATGGTTGGGATAGTGATCCTGCCGATGTTGATCTCTATGATAGGGATGACGTAGATTGGGATGGACAATATTCCAGTGGGAGGAAAAGAAGATCAGGTCGGGATTTTGTAATGAGTGTCGATTCCTTTGCCAGGAGACACAGGAAACCCAGGATGGAGACACAAGAAGATATAAATCAAAGAATGCGTTCAGTTGAGTTGGCTGTCAAAGAAGCTCTCTCTGCACGAGGTGATAAGCAATTTACTGACCAGGAATTTCCTCCAAATGATCGCTCTTTATTTGTGGATACACAAAATCCCCCATCAAAATTGCAG GTTGTTTCTGAATGGATGAGACCTGACTCCATTGTGAAAGAAAACGGTAGTGATTCCCGTCCCTGCCTGTTCTCTGGGGATGCAAATCCTTCAGATGTTTGCCAG GGGCGTTTGGGGGATTGTTGGTTCTTAAGCGCCGTTGCAGTTTTGACAGAGGTTTCACGAATATCTGAAGTGATCATTACTCCTGAATACAACGAGGAAGGGATCTACACTGTTCGTTTTTGTATTCAG GGTGAGTGGGTTCCTGTTGTTATCGATGACTGGATTCCATGTGAATCACCTGGTAAACCAGCTTTTGCTACTAGCAGAAAGCTCAATGAACTCTGGGTCTCCATGGTGGAGAAAGCATATGCCAAGCTCCATGGTTCTTATGAGGCACTGGAGGGGGGACTGGTTCAGGATGCTCTTGTCGACCTAACTGGAGGAGCTGGTGAGGAGATTGACTTGCGGAGTGCTCAAGCACAAATAGATCTTGCAAGTGGCAGATTGTGGTCTCAATTGTTACGTTTTAAACAAGAGGGGTTCTTACTTGGTGCTGGAAGTCCATCAGGATCTGATGTTCATGTATCTTCCAGTGGCATTGTGCAAGGGCATGCTTACTCCGTCTTACAG GTGAGAGAGGTTGATGGGCACAGACTTGTTCAGATTCGAAATCCATGGGCTAATGAAGTTGAGTGGAATGGTCCCTGGTCAGACTCATCCCCAGAGTGGACTGATAGGATGAAGCACAAGCTGAAGCATGTTCCACAG TCAAAAGAAGGTATATTCTGGATGTCTTGGCAAGATTTCCAGATTCATTTCAGATCAATATATGTGTGTCGGGTTTACCCCCGTGAGATGCGCTACTCTGTAAATGGCCAATGGCGAGGTTATAGTGCCGGTGGCTGCCAAGATTATAGCTCATGGCATCAAAATCCACAATTCAGGCTGAGGGCAACTGGTTCTGATGCATCTTTACCAATTCATGTGTTCATCACCTTAACTCAG GGCGTAGGTTTCTCGAGAACAACTCCTGGATTTCGTAACTACCAATCAAGCCATGATTCACAGTTGTTCTATATCGGATTGAGGATTCTTAAAACTCGTGGACGTCGTGCTGCTTACAACATATTTCTTCATGAATCTGTTGGTGGAACAGACTATGTGAATTCCCGTGAGATTTCATGTGAAATGGTTCTTGACCCTGATCCTAAGGGTTATACTATTGTCCCAACCACGATACACCCAGGGGAAGAAGCACCTTTTGTCCTTTCAGTCTTCACAAAAGCATCCATTGTTCTTGAAGCTTTGTAG